In the genome of Deinococcus sp. QL22, one region contains:
- a CDS encoding glycosyltransferase family 2 protein encodes MSELALSVVLPVRDQPFPLQITLEWLARSLPQASEVIVVDDGSALPAKHVAAAFEQRIKLTVLELPGLGRAAARNAGWRTARGVRVLFNDADRHPALSDLTPHLTGTGAVVGRHLEFYFSQPDQHSYALLNDFNRVRGKAREPIYPRLVRTMLFDEDGESRTGIPWAAFLTGNVSVERSRLADIGGFDEAFTSWGVEHFELGYRLHATGCPFRVASQAVNYHIAHSREPNFYQQHMRESMLYFQQKHRAPVLDVFARFLFGEVPMQDVERAAPHPGPWPTLHHEDVHFLGLRSQTLARTTSP; translated from the coding sequence ATGAGTGAACTAGCGCTAAGTGTTGTACTACCCGTTAGGGATCAACCTTTTCCACTCCAGATCACGCTTGAATGGTTAGCGCGCAGTCTCCCCCAAGCGAGCGAGGTTATCGTCGTCGACGACGGGTCTGCACTTCCTGCAAAGCATGTCGCCGCTGCGTTCGAACAGCGCATCAAACTCACGGTGCTTGAACTCCCAGGCTTGGGACGCGCGGCCGCCCGCAACGCCGGGTGGCGGACTGCCCGGGGCGTGCGCGTGCTGTTCAACGACGCTGACCGGCACCCTGCGCTCAGCGACCTCACGCCACACCTAACAGGCACTGGTGCCGTAGTGGGCCGACACCTTGAATTCTATTTCAGTCAGCCTGACCAGCATAGCTACGCCTTGCTCAACGACTTTAACAGAGTACGTGGAAAAGCACGCGAACCAATTTACCCCCGACTTGTCCGCACAATGCTCTTTGACGAGGACGGAGAATCCCGTACTGGGATACCGTGGGCTGCCTTTCTCACGGGCAATGTTTCCGTCGAGCGTTCACGTTTGGCGGACATCGGTGGGTTCGACGAAGCCTTTACATCATGGGGAGTTGAGCACTTCGAGTTAGGGTACCGCCTGCACGCAACTGGCTGCCCCTTTCGAGTCGCTTCGCAAGCGGTGAATTACCACATTGCCCACTCAAGGGAACCCAACTTCTATCAGCAGCACATGCGTGAAAGCATGCTGTATTTTCAGCAAAAACATCGTGCGCCGGTTCTCGACGTGTTCGCGCGATTCCTCTTCGGAGAAGTACCGATGCAAGACGTGGAGCGTGCTGCTCCACACCCAGGCCCTTGGCCTACGCTTCACCACGAAGATGTTCATTTTCTGGGCCTGCGCTCGCAAACTTTAGCGCGCACCACGAGCCCATGA